Part of the Borrelia hispanica CRI genome is shown below.
TAAATAATCCTTTATTGGCATTAAGACTTCTACTTTCAATTTACTTACTAATTGTCCAATGCACATGTTAAATATATTAGCTATAATATTTATTCATCCTTTATAACATTCTTTCTAGAACGTTCAACAGATTTTTCAATTATGGTAATTATTTTTCTTAAACCATCATACATGTTGCTTTCAATAATAAAATGTGGTTATAAGGATTTTCTATTAATTGAAGTGTTTTGCTTAATTTACAAAAATAATTTTGCAATATTTTACTTTTGATTACTTTTTGTCCATTTCTTTTAAG
Proteins encoded:
- a CDS encoding plasmid maintenance protein, which codes for MRGISIHIERHQCELIALMLIIFYINNQFRKYYQNRVFYYFNENLKRNGQKVIKSKILQNYFCKLSKTLQLIENPYNHILLLKATCMMV